The following proteins come from a genomic window of Pyxidicoccus sp. MSG2:
- a CDS encoding S8 family peptidase, protein MPMSSFLSMRPLRGALLSLSLLALAPAAGAAPKSLEPRGLAEKHTGRELAANTYVERIVVKFHEGSRVRLRDNRLVPIASERGEAERSLLAGRGLSDASVRADATAVESLLQRAPRLGAPTRLFDEAEPVLEARKATGEARSGQQLADLNLYFEVPLLPGTTAGGVADLVAELNRLDGVEVAYAEPPPEPAMVNFGMDAALRSLLAAADIPPTTPLYQGNQGYLKVAPGGVDANYAWTVTGGTGTNVKVVDIEGGWRTTHEDMPAMFYTGGTQYADLAWRNHGTAVLGEIASVSNAYGTTGIAHAARVGIEGVASQSTASAISKAATAAGLGGIILIELHAGGPSDGTACTCNTSQCNYIAMEYWTANYDAIRTATANGVIVVEAAGNGSANLDAAAYGNAFNRSVRESGAIIVGASTATTRVPMCWTNYGSRVDVHGWGEQVYSLGYGNVFGSANGEDQYYTSTFSGTSSASPIIVGAAASAQGVALANGRRLTSIQMRGLLRNNGTAQAASSQQIGPLPDLRKALPKVISGQY, encoded by the coding sequence ATGCCGATGTCGTCCTTCCTGTCCATGCGTCCCCTGCGTGGTGCGCTGCTGTCCCTGTCCCTGCTCGCACTGGCGCCCGCCGCCGGAGCCGCCCCGAAGTCGCTGGAGCCGCGTGGCCTCGCGGAGAAGCACACCGGCCGCGAGCTGGCCGCGAACACGTACGTGGAGCGCATCGTGGTGAAGTTCCACGAGGGCAGCCGCGTGCGCCTGCGTGACAACCGCCTGGTGCCCATCGCCTCCGAGCGCGGCGAGGCGGAGCGCTCGCTGCTGGCCGGCCGCGGCCTGAGCGACGCGAGCGTGCGCGCCGATGCCACCGCCGTGGAGTCCCTGCTGCAGCGCGCGCCGCGCCTCGGCGCCCCCACCCGCCTGTTCGACGAGGCCGAGCCCGTGCTGGAGGCGCGCAAGGCCACCGGTGAGGCGCGGAGCGGGCAGCAGCTCGCGGACCTGAACCTCTACTTCGAGGTGCCGCTGCTGCCGGGCACCACCGCCGGGGGCGTGGCGGACCTGGTGGCGGAATTGAACCGCCTGGACGGCGTGGAGGTGGCCTACGCCGAGCCGCCGCCCGAGCCGGCCATGGTGAACTTCGGCATGGACGCGGCGCTGCGCAGCCTGCTGGCCGCGGCGGACATTCCTCCCACCACGCCGCTGTACCAGGGCAACCAGGGCTACCTGAAGGTGGCGCCCGGCGGCGTGGACGCCAACTACGCGTGGACGGTGACGGGCGGCACGGGCACCAACGTGAAGGTGGTGGACATCGAGGGCGGGTGGCGCACCACGCACGAGGACATGCCCGCGATGTTCTACACGGGCGGCACGCAGTACGCGGACCTCGCCTGGCGCAACCACGGCACGGCCGTGCTGGGTGAGATTGCCAGCGTGTCCAACGCGTACGGCACGACGGGCATCGCGCACGCGGCGCGGGTGGGCATCGAGGGCGTCGCCTCGCAGAGCACCGCGAGCGCCATCTCCAAGGCGGCCACGGCCGCGGGCCTGGGCGGCATCATCCTCATCGAGCTGCACGCGGGCGGCCCGTCGGACGGCACGGCCTGCACGTGCAACACCAGCCAGTGCAACTACATCGCCATGGAGTACTGGACGGCGAACTACGACGCCATCCGCACCGCGACGGCCAATGGCGTCATCGTCGTGGAGGCGGCGGGCAACGGCAGCGCCAACCTGGATGCGGCGGCGTACGGCAATGCCTTCAACCGCAGCGTGCGCGAATCGGGCGCCATCATCGTGGGCGCCAGCACCGCCACCACGCGCGTGCCCATGTGCTGGACGAACTACGGCAGCCGCGTGGACGTGCACGGCTGGGGTGAGCAGGTCTACTCCCTGGGCTACGGCAACGTGTTTGGCTCCGCGAACGGCGAGGACCAGTACTACACGTCCACCTTCAGCGGCACGTCGAGCGCCTCGCCCATCATCGTCGGCGCCGCCGCCAGCGCGCAGGGCGTGGCCCTGGCCAACGGCCGCCGCCTGACGAGCATCCAGATGCGCGGCCTGCTGCGCAACAACGGCACCGCGCAGGCGGCCAGCTCGCAGCAGATTGGCCCCCTGCCTGACCTGCGCAAGGCACTGCCCAAGGTCATCTCCGGGCAGTACTGA
- a CDS encoding CoA-binding protein, protein MSWEQNLVEDEADVERVVQGARRVAVLGIKTEQQSGQPAFYVPDYLARAGVDVVPVPVYYPDVTHILGKPVFRRLADVPGDVDLVDVFRRPQDIDGHVDDIIAKKPKAVWFQSGIRNDAAAEKLAKAGIQVVQDRCLMVDHRRYGKR, encoded by the coding sequence ATGAGCTGGGAACAGAACCTCGTGGAGGACGAAGCGGACGTGGAGCGCGTGGTGCAGGGCGCGCGGCGGGTGGCGGTGCTGGGCATCAAGACGGAGCAGCAGTCGGGACAGCCGGCCTTCTACGTGCCGGACTACCTGGCGCGGGCCGGCGTGGACGTGGTGCCGGTGCCCGTCTACTACCCGGACGTGACGCACATCCTCGGCAAGCCGGTGTTCCGGCGGCTCGCGGACGTGCCCGGTGACGTGGACCTGGTGGACGTCTTCCGCCGGCCGCAGGACATCGACGGGCACGTGGACGACATCATCGCCAAGAAGCCGAAGGCGGTGTGGTTCCAGTCCGGCATCCGCAATGACGCCGCGGCGGAGAAGCTGGCGAAGGCGGGCATCCAGGTGGTGCAGGACCGCTGCCTGATGGTGGACCACCGGCGGTACGGCAAGCGCTGA
- a CDS encoding DUF2795 domain-containing protein, whose product MAYGLAEDPGRSITSHLDSVDYPAEREQIVRAAEDSGAPVDIINVLKSLPQTEYASREQVMRDLAEAARRFGAPWLKDDDGVDRDRRNIGRDLVENAPAGHTRHP is encoded by the coding sequence ATGGCATACGGACTCGCGGAAGACCCCGGGCGCTCCATCACCTCGCACCTCGACTCGGTGGACTACCCCGCGGAGCGAGAGCAGATCGTGCGGGCCGCGGAGGACAGCGGCGCTCCCGTCGACATCATCAACGTCCTCAAGTCGCTGCCGCAGACGGAGTACGCGTCGCGCGAGCAGGTGATGCGAGACCTGGCGGAGGCGGCGAGGCGGTTCGGCGCGCCCTGGCTGAAGGACGACGATGGCGTGGACAGGGACCGGCGCAACATCGGGCGAGACCTGGTGGAGAACGCGCCCGCCGGCCACACGCGGCACCCGTGA
- a CDS encoding YiiX/YebB-like N1pC/P60 family cysteine hydrolase has protein sequence MPAAPLLLAWLALASTPAAPPATPATAAAPTAAADVYALDDEAFVAQAQRDLAQLERYATGLRGLQESVKKSRAVYLQKQSEPYSPDQKRLLLTTWAAFFDYFVSTEVIRQRYWDFVKVPALTQPKKHAWGFLLTHGALTTELAHGLTYAELTGGRKQLEVLLDEPAPEYGLPPRAFARFKEKVIHVATTTQLITGDGYKEQLRPLLSRAGALDAPRVPWVMQEMKENSKVAKGLLVKRGATLFAKAATDLTVDGAQRAFFPVQRAVAEWMGDTRVHRIGQPLIAREQVLAVLKRMEPGDIMVARQNWFLSNVGLPGFWPHAELFVGTPDELATYFDNDADVKAWAATLPGKPASFSQHLAKSFPAKWAEYTGRDTHGDPIRIIESISEGVSFTGLEHGMRVDYLGVMRPRLSKLDKARAVLRAFTFQGRPYDFNFDFFSDQTLVCTELVWKSYAPSTEMKGLSVPLVDVAGRRTLPANELVRVFDAEYGREDRQFDFVAFLDGRETEGNAKEADASAFRYSYRRAKWDIAQE, from the coding sequence ATGCCCGCCGCTCCCCTCCTGCTCGCCTGGCTTGCGCTCGCCAGCACGCCCGCCGCCCCGCCAGCCACACCCGCCACCGCCGCCGCGCCCACCGCCGCCGCGGACGTCTACGCACTGGATGACGAGGCCTTCGTCGCCCAGGCCCAGCGGGACCTCGCCCAATTGGAGCGCTACGCCACGGGCCTGCGGGGCCTGCAGGAGTCGGTGAAGAAGTCGCGCGCCGTCTACCTCCAGAAGCAGAGCGAGCCGTACTCGCCAGACCAGAAGCGCCTGTTGCTCACCACCTGGGCCGCCTTCTTCGACTACTTCGTCTCCACCGAGGTCATCCGCCAGCGCTACTGGGACTTCGTGAAGGTGCCCGCCCTCACGCAGCCGAAGAAACACGCCTGGGGCTTCCTCCTCACCCACGGCGCGCTCACCACGGAGCTCGCGCACGGCCTCACCTACGCCGAGCTGACCGGCGGCCGGAAGCAGCTGGAAGTCCTCCTGGACGAGCCCGCCCCCGAGTACGGCCTGCCCCCGCGCGCCTTCGCCCGCTTCAAGGAGAAGGTCATCCACGTGGCCACCACCACGCAGCTCATCACCGGTGACGGCTACAAGGAGCAGCTGCGCCCCCTGCTCTCGCGCGCCGGCGCGCTGGACGCGCCGCGCGTGCCCTGGGTGATGCAGGAGATGAAGGAGAACAGCAAGGTGGCGAAGGGCCTGCTCGTGAAGCGCGGCGCCACCCTCTTCGCCAAGGCGGCGACGGACCTCACCGTGGACGGCGCACAGCGCGCCTTCTTCCCCGTGCAGCGCGCCGTGGCCGAGTGGATGGGCGACACGCGCGTGCACCGCATCGGCCAGCCGCTCATCGCCCGCGAGCAGGTGCTCGCCGTGCTCAAGCGCATGGAGCCCGGCGACATCATGGTGGCCCGGCAGAACTGGTTCCTCTCCAACGTCGGCCTGCCGGGCTTCTGGCCGCACGCGGAGCTCTTCGTCGGCACCCCGGACGAGCTCGCCACCTACTTCGACAACGACGCGGACGTGAAGGCCTGGGCCGCCACCCTGCCCGGCAAGCCCGCCTCCTTCTCGCAGCACCTCGCCAAGTCCTTCCCCGCCAAGTGGGCCGAGTACACCGGCAGGGACACGCACGGCGACCCCATCCGCATCATCGAGTCCATCAGCGAGGGCGTGTCCTTCACCGGCCTGGAGCACGGCATGCGCGTGGACTACCTGGGCGTCATGCGCCCCCGGCTGTCCAAGCTGGACAAGGCCCGCGCCGTGCTGCGCGCCTTCACCTTCCAGGGCCGCCCCTACGACTTCAACTTCGACTTCTTCTCCGACCAGACGCTCGTGTGCACGGAGCTGGTGTGGAAGTCCTACGCGCCCTCCACGGAGATGAAGGGCCTGAGCGTTCCCCTGGTGGACGTGGCCGGCCGCCGCACGCTGCCCGCCAATGAGCTGGTCCGCGTCTTCGACGCCGAGTATGGCCGGGAGGATCGCCAGTTCGACTTCGTGGCCTTCCTGGACGGCCGGGAGACCGAGGGCAACGCAAAGGAGGCGGACGCGTCCGCCTTCCGTTACAGCTACCGCCGGGCGAAGTGGGACATCGCACAGGAGTAG
- a CDS encoding SirB1 family protein, which yields MARERLVSALAAEPPRLDLAALAIATLDHPTLDAPGCLHMLDVLACRVQVEAERLQEKGEALAPLRALRHVLADIEGFRGNEDNYHSPENSFLNQVLERKVGLPITLSVVYLEVARRAGISLYGVPFPGHFLVAHDAGDHKLVMDPFHHGDILTEHGCEELLKRVAPQLKFDRAMLAPAPVELITYRMLSNLRRVYLGREDCERGLAVVDLLLLLAPDHPGELRTRAALLANLGAYRAALKDVERCLELSPEAPDRDRLELTARELRERASLLN from the coding sequence CTGGCCCGGGAGCGGTTGGTGTCGGCGCTGGCCGCCGAGCCCCCCCGGCTGGACCTGGCCGCGCTCGCCATCGCCACCCTGGACCACCCCACGCTGGACGCACCCGGCTGCCTGCACATGCTGGACGTGCTGGCGTGTCGCGTGCAGGTGGAAGCGGAGCGACTCCAGGAGAAGGGCGAGGCCCTGGCGCCGCTGCGCGCCCTGCGCCACGTGCTGGCCGACATCGAGGGCTTTCGCGGCAACGAGGACAACTACCACTCGCCGGAGAACAGCTTCCTGAACCAGGTGCTGGAACGGAAGGTGGGCCTGCCGATAACGCTGTCCGTCGTCTACCTGGAGGTGGCGCGGCGCGCGGGCATCTCCCTGTATGGGGTGCCCTTCCCCGGCCACTTCCTGGTGGCGCACGACGCGGGGGACCACAAGCTCGTCATGGACCCGTTCCACCACGGGGACATCCTCACCGAGCACGGCTGCGAGGAATTGCTCAAGCGCGTGGCGCCGCAGCTCAAGTTCGACCGGGCCATGCTGGCCCCCGCGCCGGTGGAGCTGATTACGTACCGCATGCTGTCCAACCTGCGGCGCGTGTACCTGGGCCGCGAGGACTGCGAGCGCGGGCTCGCCGTGGTGGACCTGCTGCTGCTGCTGGCACCGGACCACCCGGGTGAGCTGCGCACGCGCGCGGCGCTGCTGGCCAACCTGGGCGCCTACCGCGCGGCGCTCAAGGACGTGGAGCGCTGCCTGGAGCTGTCCCCCGAGGCACCGGACCGCGACAGGCTGGAGCTGACGGCCCGCGAGCTGCGCGAGCGCGCCTCGCTGCTCAACTGA
- a CDS encoding NUDIX hydrolase, which produces MSQTVKPWLRLRRGLELDYRVLKVREDRWADPRTGHEASRVLVDCSDWVNVIAVTTADELVLVRQFRFGIQAATLEIPGGMVEPGEDPAVAAARELEEETGYVPGRVVPLGAVHPNPALQPNQCFSYLALDCVKRHAGQQDEGEDIAVELHPRADVPRLILEGHITHSLVVVAFFLERLRAEAGGAK; this is translated from the coding sequence GTGTCCCAGACGGTGAAGCCCTGGCTGCGACTGCGCCGGGGATTGGAGCTCGACTACCGCGTGCTCAAGGTGCGCGAGGACCGCTGGGCGGACCCGCGCACGGGCCACGAGGCGTCGCGTGTGCTCGTGGACTGCTCGGACTGGGTGAATGTCATCGCCGTCACGACGGCGGACGAGCTCGTGCTGGTGCGGCAGTTCCGCTTCGGCATCCAGGCCGCCACGCTGGAGATTCCCGGCGGCATGGTGGAGCCGGGCGAGGACCCGGCGGTCGCCGCGGCGCGCGAGCTGGAGGAGGAGACGGGCTACGTACCGGGCCGCGTGGTGCCGCTCGGCGCGGTGCACCCCAACCCCGCGCTCCAGCCCAACCAGTGCTTCAGCTACCTCGCGCTGGACTGCGTGAAGCGCCACGCGGGACAGCAGGACGAGGGCGAGGACATCGCCGTGGAATTGCACCCGCGCGCGGACGTGCCCCGGCTCATCCTGGAGGGCCACATCACCCACTCGCTCGTGGTGGTGGCCTTCTTCCTGGAGCGGCTGCGCGCGGAGGCCGGTGGCGCGAAGTAG
- a CDS encoding DUF2378 family protein — protein sequence MHAWGEQARAEPAPRQRIIFEHTVDWLLQPSVRLRLSPAAYNALREAGLDATERLRPAYSFDTWRRSLAIIVADLYPAVPTGEAYRMLGQMLARSVERTALGRAMVSMGRLLGPLRSMRRINETFQSADNYVESRFTERGPTHCELWINEVMDQPGYYQGILEACLDLAGARDVRVGVVSRDGAGATFELSWR from the coding sequence ATGCATGCATGGGGGGAGCAGGCCCGCGCCGAGCCCGCGCCGAGACAGCGCATCATCTTCGAGCACACCGTCGACTGGCTGCTCCAGCCCTCGGTGCGCCTGCGCCTGTCGCCCGCGGCGTACAACGCGCTGAGGGAGGCGGGGCTGGACGCGACGGAGCGGCTGCGGCCCGCGTACTCCTTCGACACGTGGAGGCGCAGCCTGGCCATCATCGTCGCGGACCTCTACCCGGCCGTGCCCACCGGTGAGGCCTACCGGATGCTGGGCCAGATGCTGGCGCGAAGCGTGGAGCGCACCGCGCTGGGGCGGGCCATGGTGAGCATGGGGCGGCTGTTGGGGCCGCTGCGCTCGATGCGGCGAATCAACGAGACGTTCCAGAGCGCCGACAACTACGTGGAGTCCCGCTTCACCGAGCGGGGCCCCACGCACTGCGAGCTGTGGATCAACGAGGTGATGGACCAGCCGGGCTACTACCAGGGCATCCTGGAAGCCTGCCTGGACCTGGCGGGAGCCCGCGACGTGCGCGTGGGGGTGGTCTCCCGCGACGGCGCCGGTGCCACGTTCGAGCTGTCGTGGCGGTAG
- the moaC gene encoding cyclic pyranopterin monophosphate synthase MoaC: MKMVDVGDKPRTERVAVATARLRMLPATRERILAGKVEKGDVLAAARLAGIMAAKRTPDFVPLCHPIALAGVEVTLTPEEAGLSVRVQVKTVDRTGVEMEALTAACAAALTVYDMCKSVDRGMVLEAVQLEHKAGGRSGTWQREAEAPSETPAPRVRGGKRKGGARPSSRKRAKRGG, from the coding sequence GTGAAGATGGTGGACGTGGGCGACAAGCCCAGAACGGAGCGCGTGGCGGTGGCCACCGCGCGCCTGCGCATGCTCCCCGCCACCCGTGAGCGCATCCTCGCGGGGAAGGTGGAGAAGGGGGACGTGCTCGCAGCGGCCCGGCTCGCAGGCATCATGGCCGCGAAGCGCACCCCGGACTTCGTGCCGCTCTGCCACCCGATTGCACTCGCGGGCGTGGAGGTGACGCTCACGCCGGAGGAGGCGGGGCTGTCCGTCCGCGTGCAGGTGAAGACGGTGGACCGCACCGGCGTGGAGATGGAGGCGCTCACCGCGGCGTGCGCGGCGGCGCTCACCGTCTATGACATGTGCAAGAGCGTGGACCGGGGCATGGTGCTGGAGGCCGTGCAGCTCGAGCACAAGGCCGGAGGCCGCTCCGGTACGTGGCAGCGCGAGGCGGAAGCCCCAAGCGAGACGCCGGCTCCGCGAGTGCGCGGAGGGAAGCGCAAGGGTGGTGCGCGCCCGTCCTCGCGCAAGCGCGCGAAGCGCGGCGGTTGA
- a CDS encoding trans-sulfuration enzyme family protein — MSTKQKTVAVHAGSRLTGSKAVPVSPAIYPSAVNWFDSSDDLDGALDGKDYAYARISAPNTTLLEEAVAALEGADACVAYASGMAALRSVFESQGFKSGDRLVMPADGYGVTRLLYKNLCNTLGVELHALPMTDARTPERIRELRPRMVLAESISNPLLRVPDLRALAKASHDVGATFVVDGTFPSPAGQRSLELGADYAVQSTSKWLNGHSDALGGTVSGSNARIAPLRSARILAGDVLGPFEAWLTLRGLRTLPVRMKAHAEHAAHVARRLSDSPLLERVIYPGLPSHPDHAVAKEVLNGGGPMVAFEIKGIGRPEGMRFLEGLKTCRPGPSLGDVCTLVMHAASASARRMTPEERATAGIQENLIRVSVGLEDPDDIVEDLLGAVAQVVRR; from the coding sequence ATGAGCACGAAGCAGAAGACGGTGGCGGTGCACGCCGGCAGCCGGTTGACGGGGAGCAAGGCGGTGCCCGTCTCCCCGGCCATCTACCCCTCGGCGGTGAACTGGTTCGACAGCAGCGACGATTTGGACGGCGCGCTCGACGGGAAGGACTACGCCTACGCCCGCATCAGCGCCCCCAACACGACGCTGCTGGAGGAGGCGGTGGCGGCGCTGGAGGGCGCCGACGCATGTGTCGCGTACGCCAGCGGCATGGCCGCGCTCCGCTCCGTCTTCGAGTCGCAGGGCTTCAAGTCCGGTGACAGGCTGGTGATGCCGGCGGATGGCTACGGCGTCACGCGGCTGCTCTACAAGAACCTGTGCAACACGCTGGGCGTGGAGCTGCACGCGCTGCCGATGACGGACGCCCGCACGCCGGAGCGCATCCGCGAATTGCGCCCGCGCATGGTGCTGGCGGAGAGCATCTCCAACCCGCTGTTGCGCGTGCCGGACCTGCGCGCCCTGGCGAAGGCGAGCCACGACGTGGGCGCCACCTTCGTGGTGGACGGCACCTTCCCGTCGCCCGCGGGGCAGCGCTCGCTGGAGCTGGGCGCGGACTACGCGGTGCAGTCCACCAGCAAGTGGCTCAACGGCCACAGCGACGCGCTGGGCGGCACGGTGAGCGGCTCGAATGCGCGAATCGCTCCGCTGCGCTCGGCGCGCATCCTCGCGGGTGACGTGCTGGGGCCCTTCGAGGCATGGCTCACGCTGCGCGGCCTGCGCACGCTGCCGGTGCGGATGAAGGCCCATGCCGAGCACGCGGCGCACGTGGCGCGGCGGCTGTCGGACTCGCCGCTGCTCGAGCGCGTCATCTACCCGGGCCTGCCCTCGCATCCGGACCACGCGGTGGCGAAGGAGGTGCTCAACGGCGGCGGCCCCATGGTGGCCTTCGAAATCAAGGGCATCGGCCGTCCGGAGGGGATGCGCTTCCTGGAGGGACTCAAGACCTGCCGGCCGGGCCCGTCGCTCGGGGACGTGTGCACGCTGGTGATGCACGCGGCCAGCGCGAGCGCGCGCCGCATGACGCCGGAGGAGCGCGCCACGGCGGGCATCCAGGAGAACCTCATCCGCGTGTCCGTGGGGCTCGAGGACCCGGACGACATCGTGGAGGACCTGCTCGGCGCGGTGGCACAGGTGGTGCGCCGGTGA
- the trxB gene encoding thioredoxin-disulfide reductase — MAEEKINKVTIIGSGPAGYTAAIYAARANLQPVVFAGGPTLDHPQRVPGGQLMVTTDVENYPGFPEAITGPELMDRFQKQAERFGTVIHMENVVKVDFSQRPFLITGESVSYRSETVIISTGATAKWLGVKGEDAYKNRGVSACATCDGAFFKNQDVIVVGGGDTAMEEATYLAKIVKHVTVVHRRDSLRASKVMQERALQNPKISFLWNSAVEEVTGGPKGMTGAVVRNLKTGDSQLLNVTGLFVAIGHTPNTELFQGILETHQGGYLKTVPGSTRTNIEGVFACGDVQDSYYRQAITAAGTGCMAAIDAERWLIEHGE, encoded by the coding sequence GTGGCGGAGGAGAAGATCAACAAGGTGACCATCATCGGCTCGGGGCCGGCGGGCTACACCGCGGCCATCTATGCCGCGCGTGCCAACCTGCAACCCGTGGTGTTCGCCGGAGGCCCCACGCTGGACCACCCCCAGCGCGTCCCCGGCGGCCAGCTCATGGTGACGACGGACGTGGAGAACTACCCCGGCTTTCCGGAGGCCATTACCGGCCCGGAGCTGATGGACCGGTTCCAGAAGCAGGCCGAGCGCTTCGGCACCGTCATCCACATGGAGAACGTCGTGAAGGTGGACTTCTCCCAGCGCCCCTTCCTCATCACGGGGGAGAGCGTCAGCTACCGCTCGGAGACGGTCATCATCTCCACCGGGGCCACGGCCAAGTGGCTGGGCGTCAAGGGCGAGGACGCCTACAAGAACCGGGGCGTGTCCGCGTGCGCCACCTGTGACGGCGCCTTCTTCAAGAACCAGGACGTCATCGTGGTGGGTGGCGGCGACACGGCCATGGAAGAGGCCACGTACCTGGCGAAAATCGTCAAGCACGTCACCGTCGTCCACCGCCGCGACTCGCTGCGCGCCTCCAAGGTGATGCAGGAGCGCGCGCTGCAGAACCCGAAGATTTCCTTCTTGTGGAACTCCGCGGTGGAGGAAGTCACGGGCGGCCCCAAGGGCATGACGGGCGCGGTGGTGCGCAACCTCAAGACGGGCGACAGCCAGCTGCTCAACGTCACCGGCCTCTTCGTTGCCATCGGCCACACGCCGAACACGGAGCTGTTCCAGGGCATCCTGGAGACGCACCAGGGCGGCTACCTCAAGACGGTGCCGGGCAGCACCCGCACCAACATCGAGGGCGTGTTCGCCTGCGGTGACGTGCAGGACAGCTACTACCGTCAGGCCATCACCGCCGCCGGCACCGGCTGCATGGCGGCCATCGACGCCGAGCGCTGGCTCATCGAGCACGGCGAGTAG
- a CDS encoding Crp/Fnr family transcriptional regulator, protein MDAAVLKKVALFEGLTQGQLAKVAQIGHSRDYPAGAFLFREGEGGQEMFVIEKGKVRISKTVPGIGEEALAILESGQYFGEMAVIEDSPRSADAIAHVSCTVWVIERAKLDQLMFTDKDLAYVLLWTFVRTLSERLRETNDKIKAFFAISRF, encoded by the coding sequence ATGGATGCCGCCGTCCTCAAGAAGGTTGCGCTGTTCGAGGGTTTGACCCAGGGCCAGCTCGCCAAGGTGGCGCAAATCGGCCACTCCCGGGACTACCCGGCGGGCGCCTTCCTCTTCCGCGAGGGAGAGGGCGGCCAGGAGATGTTCGTAATCGAGAAGGGCAAGGTCCGCATCTCCAAGACGGTGCCCGGCATCGGCGAGGAGGCGCTCGCCATCCTCGAGTCCGGGCAGTATTTCGGAGAGATGGCGGTAATCGAGGACTCGCCCCGCTCGGCGGACGCCATCGCCCACGTGAGCTGCACGGTGTGGGTCATCGAGCGCGCGAAGCTGGACCAGCTCATGTTCACCGACAAGGACCTGGCGTACGTGCTGCTCTGGACGTTCGTCCGCACGCTGAGTGAGCGGCTGCGCGAGACGAACGACAAGATAAAGGCCTTCTTCGCCATCTCCCGCTTCTAG
- the radC gene encoding RadC family protein has product MEQAAEAAWAGGESAGGGTVRARGAGGVEESRERLFRLGAEALTDPELLCVVWGPGPRSPGPLQLAGTLLSRDGGLKALVQEEPLALSLLPGVGPVRAAQMLAALELGRRAQRTVERRPKLRTPQEIHAYLGPKLGALRREVFHVLCFNARNVLVRDARVAEGTMNACPVDPREVFATALTARATAIVLAHNHPSGDPEPSIQDVGLTRHLISAAQLLNIKVLDHVVVGDGAYVSMMERGLFPDTEWETKRGWSANGGGG; this is encoded by the coding sequence ATGGAGCAGGCAGCGGAAGCGGCGTGGGCGGGCGGAGAATCCGCGGGCGGCGGGACGGTGCGGGCGCGTGGGGCCGGGGGCGTGGAGGAGTCGCGAGAGCGCCTCTTCCGGTTGGGGGCGGAGGCCCTCACCGACCCGGAGCTGCTGTGCGTGGTGTGGGGCCCGGGGCCGCGCTCGCCCGGGCCCTTGCAGTTGGCGGGCACACTCCTGTCGCGGGACGGAGGCCTCAAGGCCCTGGTGCAGGAGGAGCCGTTGGCGTTGAGCCTGTTGCCCGGCGTGGGGCCGGTGCGCGCCGCGCAGATGCTGGCGGCGCTGGAGCTGGGACGCCGCGCGCAACGCACGGTGGAGCGGCGGCCCAAGCTGCGCACGCCACAGGAGATTCACGCATACCTGGGGCCCAAGCTGGGCGCGCTGCGGCGCGAGGTGTTCCACGTGCTGTGCTTCAACGCGCGCAACGTGCTGGTGCGCGACGCGCGCGTGGCGGAGGGCACCATGAATGCGTGCCCGGTGGACCCGCGCGAGGTGTTCGCCACGGCGCTCACCGCGCGCGCCACCGCCATCGTGCTGGCGCACAACCACCCGTCCGGAGATCCGGAGCCGAGCATCCAGGACGTGGGGCTGACGCGGCACCTCATCTCCGCGGCGCAGTTGCTCAACATCAAGGTGCTGGACCACGTGGTGGTGGGGGACGGCGCGTACGTGTCGATGATGGAGCGGGGACTGTTCCCGGACACGGAGTGGGAGACGAAGCGCGGCTGGAGCGCGAATGGAGGCGGCGGATGA
- a CDS encoding DUF3006 domain-containing protein, translated as MVGAVGVWSAVQVELLEDARAQVVRLDTGQACTVEKASLPAGVREGDVVVDGRLEPQRTALRMREVARKRALLGVPVPPGLDL; from the coding sequence ATGGTCGGTGCGGTGGGGGTGTGGAGCGCGGTGCAGGTGGAGTTGCTGGAGGACGCGCGGGCGCAGGTGGTGCGGCTGGATACCGGGCAGGCATGCACGGTGGAGAAAGCGTCGCTGCCGGCGGGAGTGCGCGAGGGGGACGTGGTGGTTGACGGCCGGCTGGAGCCTCAGCGGACGGCGTTGAGGATGCGGGAGGTGGCGCGCAAACGGGCGCTGCTGGGTGTTCCCGTCCCACCGGGGCTCGACCTGTGA